Proteins co-encoded in one Pseudomonas beijingensis genomic window:
- a CDS encoding carbohydrate ABC transporter permease encodes MSVSTTLVPDDEYLLTRETPVQRRRVRAAWLFLTPMLLCLALVAAWPLLRTFWFSLTDASLADTGDATFVGLSNYLFHSSAGWSGLLVDPQWWNAVRNTLHFTVVSVGLEIVLGLLVALLLNVQFSGRALVRALILIPWAIPTIVSAKIWSWMLNDQFGIINHLMLGLGLIDAPLAWTADADLSMWAVIIVDVWKTVPFVTLLMLAALQMLPSDCYEAARVDGIHPVKVFWRVTLPLLMPALLVAAIFRILDSLRVFDVIYVLTSNSSSTMSMSVYARQHLVEFQDVGYGSAASTLLFLVVAVIAMVYLYLGRRQLEVRS; translated from the coding sequence ATGTCTGTCTCCACCACACTCGTCCCCGACGACGAGTACCTGCTCACCCGGGAAACGCCGGTACAGCGCCGTCGCGTTCGCGCCGCCTGGCTGTTCCTGACCCCGATGCTGCTGTGCCTGGCGCTGGTGGCGGCCTGGCCGCTGTTGCGCACCTTCTGGTTCAGCCTGACCGACGCCAGCCTGGCCGACACCGGCGATGCGACCTTTGTCGGTTTGAGCAATTATCTGTTTCACAGCAGTGCCGGTTGGTCAGGCCTGCTCGTCGATCCACAGTGGTGGAATGCGGTGCGCAACACCTTGCATTTCACCGTGGTGTCGGTGGGGCTGGAAATCGTCCTGGGGCTGCTGGTGGCGTTGCTGCTCAACGTCCAGTTCAGCGGACGCGCCCTGGTGCGAGCGTTGATCCTGATTCCCTGGGCGATCCCGACCATCGTCTCGGCGAAAATCTGGTCATGGATGCTCAACGACCAGTTCGGCATCATCAATCACCTGATGCTCGGCCTCGGCCTGATCGACGCGCCCCTGGCCTGGACCGCCGACGCGGACCTGTCGATGTGGGCGGTGATCATCGTCGACGTCTGGAAGACCGTGCCTTTCGTCACCCTGCTGATGCTGGCGGCCTTGCAGATGCTGCCCAGCGATTGCTACGAAGCCGCCAGGGTCGATGGCATTCACCCGGTGAAAGTGTTCTGGCGGGTCACCCTGCCGCTGCTGATGCCGGCCTTGTTGGTGGCGGCGATCTTCCGGATCCTCGATTCCCTGCGGGTGTTCGACGTCATCTACGTGCTGACCTCGAACTCGTCGAGCACCATGAGCATGTCGGTCTATGCCCGCCAGCACCTGGTGGAATTCCAGGACGTCGGTTACGGCAGCGCCGCCTCGACCTTGCTGTTCCTGGTCGTTGCGGTGATCGCCATGGTTTATCTGTACCTCGGACGTCGTCAGCTGGAGGTCCGCTCATGA
- a CDS encoding ABC transporter ATP-binding protein has protein sequence MIKLKLDNVNKQLGGARILRDVSLEISAGEFVVFVGPSGCGKSTLLRLIAGLDSICGGDLLIDGRRVNDLEPRERGVGMVFQSYALYPHMSVYDNISFGLKLAKTEKTSLRERVLKTAQILQLDKLLQRKPRELSGGQRQRVAMGRAMAREPDILLFDEPLSNLDASLRVQMRNEIARLHGRLGSTMIYVTHDQVEAMTLADKIVVLNGGRIEQVGSPRELYERPASRFVAGFLGSPRMNFIAAFLHTPGETSQVESLVLGMTSLPFDSSGLAENAQLSLGIRPEHVALKPAQGTAGLVVSGVEYLGSETYVHLDTGQDDPMVCRCEVNAGWRVGDRVELQLDIDNLHLFDAHGTALKRHAIDSLPDDIAPRPAHAGAL, from the coding sequence GTGATCAAGTTGAAGCTGGACAACGTGAACAAACAATTGGGCGGCGCACGCATTCTTCGTGACGTCAGCCTGGAAATCTCGGCCGGCGAATTCGTGGTCTTCGTCGGCCCTTCGGGCTGCGGAAAGTCGACCCTGCTGCGGCTGATTGCCGGGCTGGATTCGATCTGTGGCGGCGACCTGCTGATCGACGGACGTCGGGTCAACGACTTGGAGCCGCGCGAGCGTGGTGTCGGCATGGTGTTCCAGTCCTATGCGCTGTACCCGCACATGAGCGTCTACGACAACATCAGCTTTGGCCTCAAGCTGGCCAAGACCGAAAAAACCAGCCTGCGCGAACGGGTGCTGAAAACCGCGCAGATCCTGCAATTGGACAAACTGCTGCAACGCAAGCCACGGGAACTGTCGGGCGGCCAGCGCCAGCGCGTGGCCATGGGCCGGGCCATGGCGCGGGAGCCGGACATCCTGTTGTTCGACGAGCCACTGTCCAACCTCGACGCCTCCTTGCGCGTGCAGATGCGCAACGAAATCGCCCGGCTGCACGGGCGACTGGGCTCGACCATGATCTACGTGACCCACGATCAGGTCGAAGCGATGACCCTGGCCGACAAGATTGTCGTGCTCAATGGCGGTCGCATCGAGCAGGTCGGCTCGCCGCGGGAACTCTATGAGCGTCCGGCCAGCCGTTTTGTCGCCGGTTTCCTGGGCTCACCGAGGATGAATTTCATCGCTGCATTCCTGCATACGCCAGGCGAAACCAGCCAGGTTGAGAGCCTGGTGTTGGGCATGACATCCCTACCCTTCGACAGCTCGGGTCTGGCAGAGAATGCGCAACTGAGCCTGGGGATTCGTCCGGAACATGTCGCCCTCAAGCCGGCACAGGGAACGGCCGGCCTCGTGGTGAGCGGGGTCGAATACCTCGGGAGTGAGACCTATGTGCACCTCGATACCGGCCAGGACGACCCCATGGTCTGTCGTTGCGAGGTCAACGCCGGATGGCGGGTGGGCGATCGGGTCGAACTGCAACTGGATATCGACAACCTGCACCTGTTCGACGCGCACGGCACGGCGTTGAAGCGCCACGCCATCGACAGCCTGCCCGATGACATCGCCCCGCGCCCGGCACATGCGGGCGCCCTATGA
- a CDS encoding ABC transporter substrate-binding protein — protein MKQLKSLLPAALLGLCVGFPALSTAANLTISCGAVGAELQLCKEAVEAWSKQTGNSVEVVSTPNSATERLSFYQQILSAQSSDIDIIQIDMVWPGMLAKHLMDLREVLPADATQGYFQAQVDNATVNGRLVTMPWFTDSGLLYYRKDLLEKYNKPVPQTWEEMTTTAKAVQQAERDAGNANAWGYVFQGRAYEGLTCNALEWISSQPQGGLVNAQGDIVVNSQASRAALTLAKSWVGDIAPRGVLNYTEEEGRGVFQSGNALFMRNWPYVWALVQSQDSAVKDKVGVAPLPRGGATGTHASTLGGWGLAVSRYSANPKLAAELVSYLSSAQQQKHRALVGAYNPVIESLYQDPELLAAMPYYSQLHSILNDGVMRPASITADRYPRVSNAFFDQVHGVLAGERPVDQALAELESELTRIKRRNW, from the coding sequence ATGAAACAGCTCAAATCGCTCCTTCCAGCGGCGCTGCTCGGCCTTTGCGTCGGGTTTCCAGCCCTGTCGACGGCCGCCAACCTGACGATTTCCTGCGGAGCCGTGGGTGCCGAATTGCAACTGTGCAAAGAGGCCGTCGAGGCGTGGTCGAAGCAGACCGGCAATAGCGTCGAAGTGGTTTCCACGCCGAACTCCGCGACCGAACGGTTATCGTTCTACCAACAGATCCTCAGTGCCCAATCCAGCGACATCGACATCATCCAGATCGACATGGTGTGGCCGGGCATGCTGGCCAAGCATTTGATGGACCTGCGCGAGGTACTTCCTGCCGATGCCACCCAGGGTTACTTCCAGGCCCAGGTGGATAACGCCACGGTGAACGGACGCCTGGTGACCATGCCGTGGTTCACCGACTCGGGCCTGTTGTACTACCGCAAGGACTTGCTCGAGAAATACAACAAGCCCGTGCCCCAGACCTGGGAAGAAATGACCACCACCGCCAAGGCTGTCCAGCAAGCCGAGCGCGATGCCGGGAACGCCAATGCCTGGGGTTATGTATTCCAGGGCCGCGCCTATGAAGGCCTGACGTGCAATGCCTTGGAGTGGATCAGCAGCCAACCGCAAGGTGGGCTGGTCAACGCGCAAGGCGATATCGTCGTCAACAGCCAGGCCTCAAGGGCGGCGTTGACCCTGGCCAAAAGCTGGGTCGGAGACATCGCCCCCCGTGGCGTGCTCAATTACACCGAGGAAGAAGGACGTGGCGTCTTCCAGTCCGGCAACGCGCTGTTCATGCGTAACTGGCCATATGTCTGGGCCCTGGTGCAGAGCCAGGACAGCGCCGTCAAAGACAAGGTCGGCGTCGCGCCCCTGCCCCGCGGCGGCGCGACCGGCACCCACGCGTCCACCCTCGGCGGCTGGGGCCTGGCCGTGTCGCGCTACAGCGCCAACCCCAAGCTCGCCGCGGAACTGGTGAGCTACCTGAGCAGCGCCCAACAGCAGAAACACCGCGCCCTGGTTGGCGCCTACAACCCGGTGATCGAGTCGCTCTACCAGGATCCCGAACTGCTCGCAGCCATGCCTTACTACAGCCAACTGCACAGCATTCTCAACGATGGGGTCATGCGCCCCGCCTCGATCACCGCCGATCGCTATCCACGGGTCTCCAATGCCTTCTTCGATCAAGTGCACGGCGTGCTGGCGGGCGAGCGGCCAGTGGATCAGGCGCTGGCCGAGCTGGAAAGCGAACTCACGCGGATCAAACGCCGGAACTGGTAA